Proteins encoded together in one Planctomyces sp. SH-PL14 window:
- a CDS encoding DUF2252 domain-containing protein — MSAATYVPRAERTEAGKSLRASVPRSIHRDWKAPPDRRNPVDVLIDSNVGRMPELIPIRYGRMLTSPFTFFRGAAAVMAADLSQGPVTGIRVQACGDCHLLNFGLFATPERNLIFDVNDFDETLPAPWEWDIKRLAASFVLAGRDNRFRAADARESAVAVVRAYRERLAELATMTVLEAWYSRLDVLKILKETEDPEMREFREKRLKKAQSRTTIDHEYPKLVEEVGGEPRIKDDPPFIFHHASTETDEAREIIEEAFLAYRETLRFDHRFLLDKFHMKDIAVKVVGVGSVGTFCGIILMLSETDDPLFLQLKQATRSVLEPYAGPSQFEHHGQRVVAGQRLMQAASDLFLGWTTGRHGRQYYLRQLRDMKIKPMVEIYRPRHMVEYAGFCGQALANAHSRSGDAATLSGYLGNLDNFDEAIADFGVAYADQTEQDHAALVEAVRTGKIEAVSDER, encoded by the coding sequence GACTGGAAAGCGCCCCCCGACCGCCGCAATCCGGTCGACGTCCTGATCGACTCCAACGTCGGCCGGATGCCGGAGCTGATTCCCATTCGATACGGCCGAATGCTCACCTCGCCGTTCACGTTCTTTCGCGGAGCGGCGGCGGTCATGGCGGCGGACCTGTCGCAGGGCCCCGTGACTGGGATCCGCGTGCAGGCGTGCGGCGATTGCCATCTGCTGAACTTCGGCCTCTTTGCAACCCCCGAGCGGAACCTCATCTTCGACGTGAACGACTTCGATGAGACCCTCCCCGCGCCGTGGGAGTGGGACATCAAGCGGCTGGCGGCCAGCTTTGTGCTCGCCGGACGCGACAACCGTTTCCGGGCCGCGGACGCGCGGGAGTCCGCCGTTGCGGTCGTGCGGGCCTATCGGGAACGGCTGGCCGAACTCGCCACGATGACCGTCCTCGAAGCGTGGTACTCCCGGCTCGACGTGCTCAAGATTCTGAAGGAGACCGAGGACCCCGAGATGCGGGAGTTCCGCGAAAAGCGACTGAAGAAAGCGCAGTCCCGGACCACCATCGATCACGAGTACCCCAAGCTGGTGGAGGAGGTCGGCGGCGAGCCGCGGATCAAGGACGACCCGCCGTTCATCTTCCATCACGCCAGCACGGAGACCGACGAGGCGCGGGAGATCATCGAGGAGGCGTTCCTGGCGTATCGCGAGACGCTGCGATTCGACCATCGGTTTCTGCTCGACAAGTTCCACATGAAGGACATCGCCGTCAAAGTCGTGGGGGTGGGGAGCGTCGGGACGTTCTGCGGGATCATCCTGATGCTCTCCGAGACGGACGATCCGCTGTTCCTGCAGTTGAAGCAGGCGACCCGTTCGGTGCTGGAGCCGTACGCCGGCCCCAGCCAGTTCGAGCATCACGGGCAGCGGGTGGTGGCGGGGCAGCGGCTGATGCAGGCGGCGAGCGACCTGTTCCTGGGCTGGACCACGGGACGCCATGGCCGGCAGTACTATCTGCGGCAGCTCCGCGACATGAAGATCAAGCCGATGGTCGAGATCTACCGACCGCGGCACATGGTGGAGTACGCCGGCTTCTGCGGACAGGCGCTGGCGAACGCGCACAGCCGCTCCGGCGACGCCGCGACGTTGAGCGGCTACCTCGGCAATCTGGACAACTTTGACGAGGCGATCGCGGACTTCGGGGTCGCTTACGCGGACCAGACGGAGCAGGACCACGCGGCGCTGGTGGAAGCGGTCCGGACCGGGAAGATCGAGGCCGTCAGCGACGAACGGTGA